In Ignavibacteriales bacterium, a single genomic region encodes these proteins:
- the nrfD gene encoding polysulfide reductase NrfD: protein MSTASIDYTRELPVVEGKPKAAEVDAVIAAPMDEFPSRTWWILLSITLSLLSFGGFCIGMTLYKGLGLWGVNQPVSWGFDIVNFVFWVGIGHAGTLISAILFLLRQRWRTGIARFAEAMTIFAVMCAGLFPLLHTGRQWLPVYLTPYPNQHGLWVNFTSPLLWDVFAVSTYFTVSAVFWYVGLIPDLATLRDRTTNKIKKTIYSVFSLGWRHSNRHWQHYERAYLILAGFATPLVLSVHTIVSFDFAVSVIPGWHTTIFPPYFVAGAVFSGFAMVQNVLIFVRQAFKLKHIILLDHLEKMNKVMIVTGSMVGYAYAMEFFIAWYGGNQFERFVFLNRALGPYALAYWTMVSCNVIFPQLFWFKKIRRSIPAMFVIGITVNIGMWFERFVIVVTSLSRDFLPSSWGHYAPTFYDVGILVGSFGLFFTLILIFVRVLPVISISEVKAVIEGGQPSHH from the coding sequence TTGAGCACTGCTTCTATCGATTACACCCGCGAGCTCCCCGTTGTCGAGGGAAAGCCGAAGGCCGCAGAAGTCGATGCGGTCATCGCTGCGCCGATGGACGAATTCCCTTCGAGGACTTGGTGGATCCTGCTCAGCATTACGCTCTCGCTTCTCTCGTTTGGCGGGTTCTGCATCGGAATGACTCTCTACAAGGGCCTGGGTCTCTGGGGTGTGAACCAGCCGGTCAGTTGGGGCTTCGACATTGTCAATTTCGTTTTCTGGGTTGGCATTGGACATGCCGGGACGCTCATCTCGGCCATTCTATTCCTCCTGAGACAGCGCTGGAGAACCGGTATTGCCCGTTTCGCCGAAGCGATGACGATATTTGCCGTGATGTGCGCCGGCCTGTTTCCCTTGCTGCACACGGGGCGTCAGTGGCTTCCCGTCTATCTTACTCCGTATCCAAACCAGCATGGCCTGTGGGTCAATTTTACCTCGCCGCTGCTGTGGGACGTGTTCGCTGTGTCGACCTACTTCACGGTGTCGGCGGTGTTCTGGTATGTCGGTCTGATTCCCGATCTGGCTACGCTGCGTGACCGGACCACGAACAAGATCAAAAAGACCATCTACTCGGTGTTCAGTCTCGGATGGCGTCATTCAAACAGGCACTGGCAGCACTACGAGCGTGCGTATCTGATACTCGCCGGTTTCGCCACTCCTCTTGTGCTCTCAGTTCATACCATCGTCAGTTTCGATTTCGCTGTCTCGGTCATTCCCGGCTGGCACACGACCATCTTCCCGCCGTACTTCGTCGCGGGGGCCGTTTTCTCGGGCTTCGCGATGGTTCAGAATGTTCTGATCTTTGTCCGGCAGGCGTTCAAATTGAAACACATTATCCTGCTCGATCATCTCGAGAAGATGAACAAGGTCATGATCGTCACAGGGTCGATGGTGGGATATGCCTACGCGATGGAGTTCTTTATCGCATGGTATGGCGGAAACCAGTTTGAACGATTCGTGTTCCTGAATCGGGCGCTTGGTCCTTATGCCTTGGCGTACTGGACGATGGTCAGCTGCAACGTGATTTTCCCGCAGCTCTTCTGGTTCAAAAAGATCCGCCGGTCGATCCCTGCGATGTTCGTCATCGGCATCACGGTCAACATCGGCATGTGGTTCGAACGCTTCGTCATCGTGGTGACCTCACTCTCGCGTGACTTCCTCCCGTCCAGCTGGGGCCACTATGCGCCGACGTTCTACGATGTCGGAATTCTCGTCGGGAGTTTTGGTTTGTTCTTTACGCTGATTTTGATATTTGTGCGTGTCTTGCCTGTTATCTCGATCAGCGAGGTGAAGGCGGTCATCGAAGGCGGCCAGCCATCGCATCATTAG
- a CDS encoding DUF3341 domain-containing protein, with the protein MNEKHLFAVTALFDTPDEIIRAAHETHAAGYTRYDVNTPYPVHGMDGAMGLKQSRLGVFALVFGLLGAVLAVGLMTWVTLVDYPLVIGGKPFWSWPAFVPVAFEITVLMASVLSVVTMIVLYFKFPNISHPLHDTPYMKKVSSDKFGVCIQADDPQFNEAEVSKFLKKAGGKDVASVYYDLVDLDHGKRMFDPGFLGVLAITAVVVSVSTYVIFNQVLFMEPFSWMSTQAKQKAQRPSELFKDGIGMRPPVEGTVARGFMPYAFKGKPEEAGKNLVNPLLPTKEVLERGKARYFTYCSPCHGNFARGDSRLRGQFPNPPTLHSDKVRNWPDGSIYHVITEGQNVMPSYASQISRDDRWAIVNYVRVLQRAHNAKESDLK; encoded by the coding sequence ATGAATGAGAAGCATCTCTTTGCCGTAACGGCTCTGTTTGACACACCGGACGAGATTATCCGCGCCGCGCACGAAACGCACGCCGCGGGTTATACCCGGTACGATGTGAACACCCCGTATCCGGTCCACGGAATGGACGGGGCGATGGGCTTGAAGCAATCGCGCCTGGGTGTCTTCGCGCTCGTCTTTGGCCTGTTAGGGGCTGTCCTCGCCGTCGGGTTGATGACGTGGGTGACTCTGGTGGACTATCCTCTCGTCATCGGCGGCAAGCCCTTCTGGTCATGGCCGGCATTTGTTCCTGTCGCCTTCGAGATCACGGTGCTCATGGCCTCGGTCCTGTCCGTCGTGACGATGATTGTCCTCTACTTCAAATTCCCCAACATCAGCCACCCGCTCCACGATACGCCGTACATGAAGAAGGTGTCGTCGGATAAGTTTGGCGTCTGCATTCAGGCTGATGATCCGCAGTTCAATGAAGCGGAGGTGAGCAAGTTCCTGAAGAAAGCGGGGGGGAAAGATGTCGCTTCGGTCTACTACGACCTTGTCGATCTCGACCATGGTAAGAGAATGTTCGACCCCGGCTTCCTCGGAGTACTGGCCATCACTGCCGTTGTCGTCTCCGTTTCGACCTATGTGATATTCAATCAGGTTCTTTTCATGGAACCCTTTTCGTGGATGAGCACGCAGGCGAAGCAGAAAGCGCAGCGCCCGAGCGAGCTCTTCAAAGATGGAATTGGAATGCGCCCGCCGGTCGAAGGTACTGTGGCCCGCGGCTTCATGCCATATGCCTTCAAGGGAAAGCCGGAGGAAGCAGGCAAGAATCTTGTAAATCCACTCTTGCCGACGAAAGAGGTTCTCGAGCGCGGAAAGGCCAGATACTTCACGTATTGCAGCCCTTGCCATGGAAATTTTGCACGCGGCGACAGCCGGTTGCGCGGACAGTTTCCTAATCCGCCGACTCTTCATTCGGACAAGGTGCGGAACTGGCCTGACGGCAGCATCTATCATGTGATCACGGAGGGCCAGAATGTTATGCCTTCCTACGCATCGCAGATTTCCCGTGATGATCGATGGGCAATTGTCAACTATGTCCGTGTGCTGCAGCGAGCGCATAATGCAAAGGAGTCAGATCTGAAATGA
- a CDS encoding cytochrome c, translating to MDTKPDLKAEIDFKDLIRKPEKLFGYSFILFVLVLTVLGISYMQNLTSIGKNTVTPAVLTDSASFVRDIPFQSARSLPPVDVMKVSTATPELIANGKELFRTHCASCHGDNGEGDGATAVTLNPKPRNFHQLAGWKNGSKVSQIYKTLQEGIPGSAMASFNYVSPLDRFAMIHFVRSLATGQPVDSQPEIQGLEATYQLSKGTNTPGQIPIKKVVQIVEAEAAAKVTAIAVLAATAGGETKGTGYKVFERVARDKNRIFASLLSNTSASLQSVDQFIRVVSAEPIQLGFKAEVVQLSASDWTALYQFMNELKARRG from the coding sequence ATGGATACAAAACCGGATCTCAAAGCAGAAATTGATTTCAAGGATTTGATCAGGAAGCCGGAAAAGCTGTTCGGCTATTCCTTCATCCTTTTTGTTCTCGTCCTGACGGTTCTTGGCATTTCCTACATGCAGAATCTGACGTCGATCGGCAAGAATACCGTCACTCCTGCTGTGCTGACAGATTCTGCGTCATTCGTTCGGGATATTCCGTTCCAGAGTGCCAGGTCGCTCCCGCCTGTTGATGTGATGAAGGTGTCGACAGCGACGCCGGAGCTTATCGCGAACGGGAAGGAGTTGTTCCGCACACACTGTGCGTCGTGCCACGGAGATAACGGGGAAGGGGACGGCGCAACTGCGGTCACGCTCAACCCCAAGCCGCGCAATTTCCACCAGCTTGCCGGTTGGAAGAATGGATCCAAGGTTTCGCAAATCTACAAGACGCTCCAGGAGGGAATTCCGGGAAGCGCGATGGCCTCGTTCAATTACGTATCGCCCCTCGACCGGTTTGCGATGATCCACTTCGTCCGTTCGCTTGCGACTGGACAACCAGTCGACTCGCAGCCTGAAATCCAGGGCCTCGAGGCGACCTATCAGCTTTCGAAGGGAACAAACACGCCCGGCCAGATTCCCATCAAGAAAGTCGTGCAGATTGTCGAGGCGGAAGCCGCCGCCAAAGTTACCGCAATTGCAGTGCTCGCAGCAACCGCCGGGGGTGAGACCAAAGGGACAGGGTACAAGGTCTTCGAACGCGTTGCCCGCGACAAGAACAGAATATTCGCAAGCTTGCTGTCGAACACCAGTGCCTCGCTACAGAGCGTCGATCAATTCATTAGAGTTGTGAGTGCAGAACCCATCCAGCTTGGGTTCAAGGCAGAGGTTGTCCAGCTCTCCGCATCGGATTGGACAGCGCTCTACCAGTTTATGAACGAGCTGAAAGCTCGAAGAGGGTAG
- a CDS encoding quinol:cytochrome C oxidoreductase gives MSNPVTAESWRKELPASVTRIGWALLIAGIAIAALGYSIDPRRMAFDNVIGYLLLASVAAGSIFLVALEYIGGAVWSVPVRRVNEFLGALVLLLPVLALPLFFHLHDLYHWTHEDALAADKVLAGKSAYLNVTFFMVRFAVIFALWAFFHFLFTRNSSKQDTTKDQRLTTINIRLAAIFMPVFAITLTLTAVDWAMSLEPHWTSTIFGVYYFSGTVLAALAAATYAIVKLHEHGYLPKLQRDSFYSLGALMFAFINFWAYIAFSQFLLIWYANLPEETIWFVSRWKNGWEYVSVLLIIVHFAVPYFALLTQDSKMDLKRLKLMAIWILFAHVLDLYWLVMPSYSESVSLGWMELGFPVMIVGLVLVVFAFKVKGNSLVPVGDPKLERGLSFRL, from the coding sequence ATGAGCAACCCCGTAACCGCTGAAAGCTGGAGGAAGGAGTTACCCGCGAGCGTTACACGGATCGGCTGGGCTCTTCTGATCGCCGGTATCGCGATCGCGGCGCTGGGCTACAGCATCGACCCCAGGCGCATGGCGTTCGATAATGTCATCGGCTATCTTCTTCTCGCAAGCGTTGCCGCAGGCTCCATTTTCCTCGTCGCACTCGAATACATTGGGGGAGCGGTATGGAGCGTACCCGTAAGGCGTGTGAATGAATTCCTCGGGGCGTTAGTGCTGTTGCTCCCTGTGCTGGCGTTGCCGCTCTTCTTTCATCTTCACGATCTGTATCACTGGACGCACGAGGATGCCCTGGCGGCCGACAAGGTCCTCGCCGGAAAATCCGCATACTTGAACGTGACGTTCTTCATGGTACGGTTCGCCGTGATTTTTGCGCTTTGGGCGTTCTTCCACTTTCTCTTCACCCGGAACTCCTCGAAGCAGGACACCACAAAGGATCAGCGCCTGACGACGATCAATATCCGGCTTGCTGCTATCTTCATGCCCGTGTTCGCCATTACGCTGACTCTGACTGCTGTGGATTGGGCCATGAGCCTCGAGCCGCACTGGACATCGACGATCTTCGGAGTCTATTACTTCTCCGGAACTGTCCTTGCAGCCCTCGCCGCAGCGACGTATGCAATCGTCAAGCTGCACGAGCATGGATACCTGCCGAAGCTTCAGCGCGACAGCTTCTACAGCCTGGGCGCTCTCATGTTCGCTTTCATCAACTTCTGGGCGTATATCGCGTTCAGTCAGTTTCTTCTTATCTGGTACGCGAACCTGCCCGAAGAAACTATCTGGTTTGTGAGCCGATGGAAGAACGGATGGGAGTACGTTTCTGTCCTCCTGATTATTGTCCACTTCGCGGTTCCGTATTTCGCATTGCTCACGCAGGATTCCAAGATGGATTTGAAACGCCTGAAGCTGATGGCAATCTGGATCCTCTTTGCGCATGTGCTCGATCTGTACTGGCTTGTGATGCCCTCCTATAGCGAGAGTGTCTCCCTCGGTTGGATGGAACTTGGGTTTCCGGTCATGATCGTCGGACTCGTCCTGGTGGTATTCGCGTTCAAAGTGAAGGGGAATAGTCTTGTGCCCGTGGGCGACCCAAAACTCGAGCGTGGTCTCAGTTTCAGACTGTAA
- a CDS encoding SCO family protein, which produces MKIYRSVIAGLLLLSLGVPLSVNGQPRQKVGIEEKLGQTIPLDQELYDETGHLVSLKSLVNKPTIFTFVYFRCPGICTPLLNELTKIVDKTDLELGKDYQIITISFDHRETPDIAAGKKDNYLNLLKKQADPNGWRFLTGDSLTIQRVTDGAGFYFTHTGDDFVHAGALIVVSPEGKITRYINGIQYLPFDVKMAVYEASTGKVGPTIAKLLTFCYSYNPEGRTYSLNFMRISFVATLGLVGVFVIVFILRPRKK; this is translated from the coding sequence ATGAAGATCTACCGTTCCGTCATCGCCGGATTGCTTCTCCTTTCGCTCGGTGTTCCGTTGAGCGTCAACGGCCAGCCCCGTCAGAAAGTCGGCATCGAGGAAAAACTGGGCCAAACGATCCCATTGGACCAGGAACTCTACGATGAGACAGGCCACTTGGTCTCACTCAAAAGTCTGGTGAACAAGCCGACGATATTTACATTTGTCTATTTCCGGTGCCCCGGCATTTGCACGCCGCTTCTGAACGAGCTCACGAAGATCGTCGACAAGACCGATCTTGAACTCGGGAAGGACTACCAGATCATCACGATAAGTTTTGACCACCGTGAGACGCCGGACATCGCGGCAGGGAAGAAGGACAATTATCTGAATCTTCTCAAGAAGCAGGCGGACCCAAACGGATGGCGATTCCTGACCGGCGATAGCCTGACCATTCAACGGGTGACCGACGGCGCGGGCTTCTATTTCACGCACACCGGCGACGATTTTGTCCACGCCGGAGCGCTGATTGTTGTCTCTCCGGAGGGAAAGATCACTCGGTACATCAACGGTATCCAGTACCTTCCCTTTGATGTGAAGATGGCCGTGTACGAGGCTTCCACTGGAAAAGTCGGTCCGACGATCGCCAAGCTGCTGACGTTCTGCTATAGCTACAACCCGGAAGGGCGCACGTACTCCCTGAATTTCATGCGCATCTCGTTTGTTGCGACGCTGGGATTGGTCGGAGTATTCGTCATCGTCTTCATCCTTCGACCACGAAAGAAGTAA
- a CDS encoding cbb3-type cytochrome c oxidase subunit I yields the protein MATPVVLAGAEPDFYHVSTKRKGILSWILSTDHKRIGLLYLGTILVFFFAAVTLGFLMRLELLKPEGTIMQPQTYNTFFTLHGIIMIFLFVIPIVPAVFGNFMIPLMIGAKDVFFPRLNLLSWWLFLAGGLMALVSVFLPGGAADTGWTFYVPYSVRTTTNVIPALMAAFTLGFSSILTGLNFITTIHRMRAPGMDWFKMPLFVWASYATSWIQILATPIIGITLLLVIIERMFGVGIFDPTLGGDPVLFQHMFWMYSHPAVYIIILPAMGVVSEIIPVFARRTIFGYKFIAYSSIAIALVGSLVWAHHMFTVGMSNTGMFVFSFLTFLVSIPSAIKIFNWVATLYKGSIDVDVPLLYVLSFIVQFSIGGFTGLMLGALSVNIHVTDTYFVVGHFHYVMFGGTGFGFFAALHYWFPKVFGKMYNKGRARVGWLLSTIGFNTLYIPFLILGYLGMPRRYYHYLPQFQTLHEIATIGSWILVLGLIIMFVNLFIALRNGAKASANPWGGETLEWKTPSPPPLENFDEIPTVTTGPYDYSKYEKAS from the coding sequence ATGGCAACGCCTGTTGTGCTGGCCGGAGCAGAGCCCGACTTCTATCACGTTTCGACGAAACGGAAGGGGATACTCTCCTGGATTCTCAGCACTGATCACAAGCGGATCGGACTCCTCTACCTTGGTACGATCCTCGTGTTCTTCTTTGCCGCTGTCACGCTCGGCTTTCTCATGCGTCTGGAACTGCTGAAGCCCGAAGGGACGATCATGCAGCCGCAGACGTATAACACGTTCTTCACGCTCCACGGTATTATCATGATCTTCCTCTTCGTGATCCCGATCGTGCCGGCGGTGTTCGGGAATTTCATGATCCCGCTGATGATCGGAGCGAAGGACGTGTTCTTCCCCCGTCTGAACCTCTTGTCATGGTGGTTGTTTCTTGCCGGCGGCTTGATGGCGCTCGTCTCCGTCTTTCTCCCCGGAGGTGCCGCGGATACCGGATGGACATTCTACGTCCCCTACAGCGTCCGGACGACGACAAACGTGATACCTGCGCTGATGGCGGCTTTTACGCTCGGCTTTTCTTCGATTCTCACCGGATTGAATTTCATCACAACCATCCATCGCATGCGGGCTCCCGGCATGGATTGGTTCAAGATGCCGCTCTTCGTCTGGGCCTCCTATGCGACGTCGTGGATCCAGATACTGGCGACGCCGATCATCGGCATCACCCTCTTGTTGGTTATCATCGAGCGCATGTTCGGCGTGGGCATATTCGACCCGACACTTGGCGGCGACCCGGTCTTGTTCCAGCACATGTTCTGGATGTACTCTCATCCGGCCGTCTATATCATTATCCTTCCCGCTATGGGCGTTGTCTCGGAGATCATTCCGGTGTTCGCCCGTCGGACTATTTTCGGATACAAGTTCATCGCGTACTCGAGCATCGCGATCGCTCTCGTGGGATCGCTTGTCTGGGCACATCACATGTTCACCGTCGGCATGAGCAACACGGGAATGTTCGTGTTCTCCTTCCTGACGTTTCTGGTTTCCATCCCGAGCGCCATCAAGATCTTCAACTGGGTCGCAACCCTGTACAAAGGATCGATCGATGTTGACGTCCCGCTGCTGTACGTCCTTTCCTTCATCGTTCAGTTCTCCATTGGCGGATTCACAGGATTGATGCTCGGAGCGTTGTCGGTGAATATCCATGTGACGGATACATATTTCGTTGTCGGGCATTTCCACTATGTCATGTTCGGAGGGACCGGTTTTGGGTTCTTTGCAGCGCTTCACTACTGGTTTCCCAAAGTGTTTGGCAAAATGTACAACAAGGGAAGAGCCAGGGTAGGTTGGCTGCTCTCAACCATCGGGTTCAACACTCTCTATATTCCATTTCTCATCCTGGGTTATCTTGGGATGCCCCGGCGTTACTATCATTACCTCCCGCAATTCCAAACGCTGCATGAGATTGCAACGATCGGTTCGTGGATTCTTGTCCTCGGCCTTATCATCATGTTTGTGAATCTTTTTATCGCTCTCCGGAACGGCGCGAAGGCATCCGCAAATCCGTGGGGAGGAGAAACATTGGAATGGAAAACCCCGTCTCCGCCTCCGTTGGAGAATTTTGATGAGATCCCGACTGTGACGACGGGTCCATACGATTATAGCAAGTACGAAAAAGCATCATAG